The Ananas comosus cultivar F153 linkage group 7, ASM154086v1, whole genome shotgun sequence genome has a window encoding:
- the LOC109713203 gene encoding enoyl-CoA delta isomerase 1, peroxisomal-like, with amino-acid sequence MTSNLVNYKIIYDNVALLNLSGTGKHLVSLALIKDFDTAVRRAVNDKVVGLITVHSGNCFSGGLDYDSAPEAVLVGAFASLIASLIRLPFPTVARVTGQACGAGFTLALAHDYLVLSTDSTVSLCQNELTEGHEVPSFAAALLFGKFPRSVAWELAVLTVPVIPPNYSPISDYVKKYVGWSIDDVATKLLEPAAGRVGTAYSAVRKSLLAELWALVKPTTTQA; translated from the coding sequence ATGACTTCGAACTTGGTGAACTACAAGATTATCTACGACAACGTCGCCTTGCTGAACCTGTCGGGGACGGGGAAACACCTCGTCAGCCTGGCCCTCATCAAAGATTTCGACACAGCAGTCAGGAGGGCCGTCAATGACAAAGTGGTCGGCCTCATAACCGTCCACAGCGGCAACTGCTTCTCGGGCGGCCTCGACTACGATTCGGCCCCCGAGGCGGTGTTGGTGGGGGCGTTCGCGAGCCTGATTGCAAGCCTCATCAGGCTGCCGTTCCCGACGGTGGCCAGGGTGACGGGCCAAGCGTGCGGGGCAGGATTCACGCTGGCGCTCGCACATGactacttggtgctatcgactGACTCCACTGTTAGTCTGTGCCAAAACGAGCTGACTGAGGGCCACGAGGTGCCGTCGTTCGCTGCTGCGCTGCTGTTCGGCAAGTTCCCGCGGTCGGTCGCTTGGGAGCTGGCAGTGTTGACGGTGCCAGTTATTCCCCCAAATTACTCGCCCATATCTGACTACGTGAAGAAGTACGTAGGGTGGAGCATAGATGATGTTGCGACAAAACTGCTGGAGCCAGCTGCTGGCCGCGTCGGCACCGCTTACAGTGCCGTACGGAAGAGTCTGCTGGCCGAGTTGTGGGCGTTGGTGAAGCCCACAACAACTCAAGCCTAG
- the LOC109713297 gene encoding G-type lectin S-receptor-like serine/threonine-protein kinase At2g19130 — protein sequence MNSEEPKLLFLLASVFVFCCCNLRAVVALRDTITAGNPLAGNQSIVSKNGDFELRVPTPDDIYILGLTIWCRKYNLGLTVWSAYIDSTVVTIADLQLSISDDGNLILLSKDGSLIWSTNVTSPAASNSTVAVLLDSGNLVLRDGLNASNVLWQSFDHPSDTWLPGAPLGFDRSTGNHIFLTSYYFSLDVETVGSPQFVLQTNGSGEYDHSVQHLAVPTVIDIHQDSQKGTFSFHGIDGYTIFFLDINGLNRYKWSENPPVGLLIQKYPFYSCGVGFYCGPFGICDTASMQCICPAGFLPTNPQSWEGGDYSSGCRRVIPLNCKNENSSYMVYFLKRFPDNPQSFPANDYEGCESACTSNCSCTAFSFRFDCKLWHGDLINSTQCDYCSDGWSISIRTEIDSRRRNKHPERPPIGLTLGVVLGTATVLAVGLIVTWRCKKRSRTTDPIYLKSFRVFFYSDLKSATKNFSKKLGQGSFGSVFMGTLRDSTLVAVKKLEGLRQGEKQFRAEVITVGMIQHINIVRLLGFCAEGTRRLLVYEFVTNGSLDSHLFSKTNSDTFLDWNQRYRIAIGIARGLAYLHEKCKDFIIHCDIKPENILLDEKFCPRIADFGMAKLFTRDGSRVLTTMRGTIGYLAPEWISGLAITHKADVYSFGMMLFEIISGRRNTERSEDGTYVYFPTWAAAKIHEGEVACLLDNNLKGEAYSEELERACRVACWCIQELESSRPAMGLVVQMLEGVQEVNIPPIPTYLCNFVWDENGSNDTQVRGHCLDDLMSDSFTE from the coding sequence ATGAACTCCGAAGAGCCAAAGCTGCTGTTTCTCCTCGCTTCCGTATTTGTTTTCTGCTGTTGCAACCTCCGTGCTGTCGTGGCACTACGTGACACCATCACCGCCGGCAATCCTCTCGCCGGTAACCAGTCCATCGTCTCCAAAAACGGAGATTTCGAGCTGAGGGTGCCCACGCCAGATGATATCTACATACTTGGCCTTACCATTTGGTGCCGGAAATATAATCTCGGGCTCACAGTTTGGTCTGCATATATAGATAGCACCGTAGTCACCATCGCCGATTTGCAGCTAAGTATCTCCGATGACGGTAATTTAATCCTCCTCTCCAAAGATGGCAGTTTAATTTGGTCGACCAACGTGACATCACCGGCGGCGAGTAATTCGACAGTTGCAGTTCTGCTAGACAGCGGAAACCTCGTTCTGCGAGATGGACTTAACGCTTCAAATGTGTTATGGCAGAGCTTTGATCACCCATCCGATACGTGGCTCCCAGGAGCACCACTTGGGTTTGACCGGTCCACCGGGAATCACATCTTCTTAACCTCCTACTACTTTTCACTCGATGTAGAGACAGTTGGAAGTCCCCAGTTCGTGTTACAAACGAACGGatcaggtgagtatgatcactCTGTCCAGCATTTAGCTGTTCCTACCGTGATAGATATTCATCAAGATAGCCAAAAAGGCACTTTCTCTTTCCATGGCATAGATGgctacactattttttttttggatattaaTGGGCTTAACAGGTATAAATGGTCAGAGAATCCCCCCGTGGGGCTCTTAATTCAGAAGTATCCCTTTTATTCCTGCGGTGTTGGTTTCTACTGTGGGCCTTTTGGCATCTGTGACACAGCAAGTATGCAATGCATATGCCCAGCAGGGTTTTTACCGACAAACCCACAATCTTGGGAAGGAGGGGATTACAGCAGTGGATGTCGTAGAGTTATCCCTCTGAATTGCAAGAACGAGAATTCGAGCTATATGGTGTATTTTTTAAAGAGATTTCCTGATAATCCTCAAAGTTTCCCTGCCAATGATTATGAAGGATGTGAATCTGCCTGCACAAGCAATTGTTCTTGCACCGCTTTCTCTTTTCGTTTCGACTGCAAGTTGTGGCACGGAGATTTGATCAATTCGACCCAATGCGATTATTGCTCAGATGGCTGGTCAATTAGCATACGAACAGAAATAGATTCTCGGAGAAGAAATAAGCATCCAGAGCGGCCGCCGATAGGACTGACCTTAGGTGTAGTATTAGGGACTGCGACTGTCTTGGCTGTCGGTTTGATCGTTACTTGGAGATGCAAGAAAAGATCGCGCACTACAGACCCAATTTATTTGAAGAGTTTTCGAGTGTTCTTCTACTCTGATCTGAAGAGTGCTACCAAGAATTTCTCAAAGAAGCTGGGCCAAGGGAGCTTCGGAAGTGTTTTCATGGGGACGTTGCGTGATTCAACGCTTGTGGCCGTGAAGAAACTTGAAGGACTCAGGCAGGGAGAGAAGCAATTCAGAGCAGAGGTGATCACGGTCGGCATGATTCAACATATTAACATAGTTCGCCTCCTCGGCTTTTGTGCGGAAGGAACTAGAAGATTGCTCGTCTACGAGTTCGTGACGAACGGCTCTTTAGACTCTCACTTATTTTCAAAAACTAATTCCGATACCTTCTTAGATTGGAACCAGCGATACCGAATAGCAATTGGAATTGCGAGAGGCTTAGCTTATCTCCATGAGAAATGCAAGGACTTCATCATACACTGTGATATTAAACCGGAAAACATACTCTTGGATGAGAAATTCTGTCCAAGAATCGCAGATTTCGGCATGGCGAAGCTCTTCACGAGAGACGGAAGCCGGGTCCTGACAACTATGAGGGGGACAATAGGATATCTCGCGCCGGAGTGGATATCGGGGCTAGCTATCACGCACAAGGCCGACGTTTATAGCTTCGGGATGATGCTTTTTGAGATAATATCCGGCAGGAGAAACACGGAGAGGTCGGAAGACGGAACGTATGTGTATTTTCCTACTTGGGCCGCGGCGAAAATCCACGAAGGCGAGGTCGCATGCTTGTTAGACAACAATTTGAAGGGTGAAGCTTACAGTGAAGAGCTCGAAAGAGCATGTAGAGTTGCTTGTTGGTGCATTCAAGAACTTGAAAGCAGTAGGCCAGCAATGGGACTAGTTGTTCAGATGCTGGAGGGAGTTCAAGAGGTCAACATTCCTCCTATACCTACATACCTGTGTAATTTTGTGTGGGATGAGAATGGCTCAAATGATACTCAGGTACGTGGGCATTGTCTCGATGATCTGATGAGCGATTCCTTCACCGAATAA
- the LOC109712517 gene encoding G-type lectin S-receptor-like serine/threonine-protein kinase At2g19130: protein MLWHGDLIYSTQCGDCSDGSPISIRTKIDSWRRNKHPEQSLIGLTVGVVLGTATVLAIGLIVTRRCKKRSHTTDPIYSKSFRVFSYSNLTSATKNFSKKLDQGSFGSVFMGTLRDSTLVAVKKLRGLRQGEKQFRAEVITVGMIQHINIVRLLGFCAEGTRRLLVCWNQRYRIAIGIARGLAYLHEKCKDFIIHCDIKPENILLDEQFCPRIADFGMAKLFTRDGSRVLTTMRGTIGYLAPEWISGLAITHKADVYSFGMMLFEIISGRRNTERSEDGTYVYFPTWAAAKIHEGEVACLLDNKLKGEANSEELERACRVACWCIQELESSRPAMGLVVQMLEGVQEVNMPPIPTYLCNFVWDENGSINTQVYGHCLDDVMSNSFTE, encoded by the exons ATGTTATGGCACGGAGATTTGATCTATTCGACCCAATGCGGTGATTGCTCAGATGGCTCGCCAATTAGCATACGAACAAAAATAGATTCTTGGAGAAGAAATAAGCATCCAGAGCAGTCGCTTATAGGACTGACCGTAGGTGTAGTATTAGGAACTGCGACTGTCTTGGCTATCGGTTTGATCGTTACTCGGAGATGCAAGAAAAGATCACACACTACAGACCCAATTTATTCGAAGAGTTTTCGAGTGTTCTCCTACTCTAATCTGACGAGTGCTACCAAGAATTTCTCAAAGAAGCTGGACCAAGGGAGCTTCGGAAGTGTTTTCATGGGCACCTTGCGTGATTCAACGCTTGTGGCCGTGAAGAAACTCCGAGGACTCAGGCAGGGAGAGAAGCAATTCAGAGCAGAGGTGATCACGGTCGGTATGATTCAGCATATTAACATAGTTCGCCTCCTCGGCTTTTGTGCGGAAGGAACTAGAAGATTGCTCGTCT GTTGGAACCAGCGATACCGAATAGCAATTGGAATTGCGAGAGGCTTAGCTTATCTCCATGAGAAATGCAAGGACTTCATCATACACTGTGATATTAAACCGGAAAACATACTCTTGGATGAGCAATTCTGTCCAAGAATTGCAGATTTCGGCATGGCGAAGCTCTTCACTAGAGACGGAAGCCGGGTCCTGACAACTATGAGGGGGACAATAGGATATCTCGCGCCGGAGTGGATATCGGGGCTAGCTATCACGCACAAGGCCGACGTTTATAGCTTCGGGATGATGCTTTTCGAGATAATATCCGGCAGGAGAAACACGGAGAGGTCAGAAGACGGAACGTATGTGTATTTTCCTACTTGGGCCGCGGCGAAAATCCACGAAGGCGAGGTCGCATGCTTGTTAGACAACAAGTTGAAGGGTGAAGCAAACAGCGAAGAGCTCGAAAGAGCATGTAGAGTTGCTTGTTGGTGCATTCAAGAACTTGAAAGCAGTAGGCCAGCAATGGGACTAGTTGTTCAGATGCTGGAGGGAGTTCAAGAGGTCAACATGCCTCCTATACCTACATACTTGTGTAATTTTGTGTGGGATGAGAATGGCTCGATTAATACTCAGGTTTATGGGCATTGTCTCGATGATGTGATGAGCAATTCCTTCACCGAATAA